Proteins from a genomic interval of Gadus morhua chromosome 19, gadMor3.0, whole genome shotgun sequence:
- the rab27b gene encoding ras-related protein Rab-27B, translating to MTDGDYDYLIKLLALGDSGVGKTTFLYRYTDNKFNPKFITTVGIDFREKRVVYTASNPNGTTAGKTFKVHLQLWDTAGQERFRSLTTAFFRDAMGFLLMFDLTSQQSFLNVRNWMSQLQANAYCENPDIVLVGNKADLADQREVQEKQAKELADKYGIPYFETSAATGVEVDKAVITLLDLVMKRMEQCVDKPPAEPANGNGATKLSPAQPNEKKCAC from the exons ATGACGGATGGGGATTATGACTACCTTATAAAGCTCCTTGCTCTGGGGGACTCCGGTGTGGGGAAGACCACCTTCCTCTATAGGTACACCGACAACAAGTTCAACCCCAAGTTCATCACCACAGTCGGCATCGACTTCAGGGAAAAGAGAGTG GTGTACACGGCCTCCAACCCCAATGGGACCACCGCGGGGAAGACCTTCAAGGTCCACCTGCAGCTCTGGGACACGGCCGGCCAGGAGAG gttcCGCAGTCTGACCACAGCGTTCTTCAGGGATGCTATGGGCTTCCTGCTGATGTTCGACCTCACCAGCCAGCAGAGCTTCCTCAACGTCCGCAACTGGATGA GTCAGCTGCAGGCTAATGCGTACTGTGAGAACCCAGACATCGTGCTGGTGGGGAACAAGGCTGACCTGGCCGACCAGAGGGAGGTCCAGGAGAAACAGGCCAAGGAGCTAGCTGATAAATACGG GATCCCGTACTTTGAGACGAGTGCAGCgacgggggtggaggtggacaaGGCGGTGATCACGCTGCTGGACCTGGTCATGAAGAGGATGGAACAGTGCGTGGACAAACCCCCCGCAGAACCAGCCAATGGCAACGGAGCAACCAAGCTTAGCCCCGCCCAGCCCAATGAGAAGAAATGTGCATGTTAG